A region from the Corylus avellana chromosome ca7, CavTom2PMs-1.0 genome encodes:
- the LOC132186971 gene encoding protein transport protein SEC13 homolog B, giving the protein MPSQKIETGHQDVIHDVAMDYYGKRLATASSDHSIKIVGVSNTTSQPLATLTGHQGPVWQVVWAHPKFGSFLASCSYDGHVIIWKEGNPNEWTQAHVFDDHKSSVNSIAWAPHELGLCLACGSSDGNISVFTARPDGGWDTSRIDQAHPVGVTSVSWAPSTAPGALVGSGLLDPVQKLCSGGCDNTVKVWKLYNGSWKMDCFPALQMHTDWVRDVAWAPNLGLPKSTIASASQDGKVIIWTVVKEGDQWEGKVLNDFKTPVWRVSWSLTGNILAVADGNNNVTLWKEAVDGEWQQVSTVEP; this is encoded by the coding sequence ATGCCTTCGCAAAAGATTGAAACTGGTCACCAAGATGTGATCCACGATGTGGCAATGGATTACTATGGTAAGCGTCTTGCCACGGCCTCGTCAGACCATTCCATTAAGATAGTTGGGGTGAGCAATACAACCTCTCAGCCTCTTGCGACATTAACTGGCCACCAAGGACCTGTTTGGCAGGTAGTCTGGGCTCATCCGAAATTTGGGTCTTTTCTCGCTTCATGTTCTTATGACGGGCACGTGATAATATGGAAGGAGGGTAATCCAAATGAGTGGACCCAAGCTCACGTCTTTGATGACCACAAGTCCTCTGTCAATTCTATTGCTTGGGCTCCTCATGAACTGGGTCTTTGTTTAGCTTGTGGTTCCTCTGATGGGAATATCTCAGTTTTCACTGCAAGACCGGATGGTGGTTGGGACACCTCGAGGATTGACCAAGCTCATCCAGTTGGTGTCACTTCTGTTTCATGGGCTCCCTCAACTGCGCCTGGTGCTCTTGTTGGTTCTGGCTTGCTTGATCCTGTTCAGAAGCTCTGTTCAGGTGGTTGCGATAATACTGTGAAGGTGTGGAAGCTCTATAATGGGAGTTGGAAGATGGATTGCTTTCCAGCTCTTCAGATGCATACAGATTGGGTTCGTGATGTTGCTTGGGCACCCAACTTGGGACTGCCAAAATCTACAATTGCAAGTGCCTCACAGGATGGCAAAGTCATCATATGGACTGTGGTCAAGGAGGGGGATCAATGGGAAGGCAAGGTTTTGAACGATTTTAAGACTCCTGTCTGGAGGGTCTCCTGGTCGCTGACGGGAAACATATTGGCTGTGGCTGACGGAAACAACAATGTGACATTGTGGAAGGAAGCAGTCGACGGAGAGTGGCAACAGGTTTCCACAGTTGAGCCTTAG